A region of the Calditrichota bacterium genome:
ATTGATTACCCGGAGCCTGAAACAATTATCATTTTGGGACGTTCCGGCTTTCAGCTGAAAGAGGTTCCCGTTAAAATGAGGCAGAGAATGTCCGGGGAATCATCCATCGGAGCAATTGCGTCAATCTATTTTATGATAAAGGTCTTGTTAGCCATTTTTATTGATATTTTCAAGCAATACGAAGAGGTCTCGAATTATGAATGATCGAATCCAACTTATCGCGATTTTGGTCAGTTTGATTATTGCCGGCACAATTTTCCAGCTTATCCGAAAGAAGAAATTGCTGGAGCAATACTCCTTGTTGTGGTTTTTTTCGGCGATTGTTCTCTTGATTTTTTCGGTGTGGCGGGACTTGCTGGATAGGATGGCCGGTGCCATGGGCATCTATTATGCTCCCTCGGCTTTGCTGGTTATTGTTATTTTTTGTGGATTCCTGTTATTCCTGAATTTTTCCCTCGTTATTTCGAAATTGACCAATCAATCAAAAGACCTTGCGCAGGAAATTGCCCTTTTGCAAAACAAGCTGGAAAAGCTGGAGAATCAATCCTTTCAGGCCAAAGACGACGGAACCATTTGACATGTTTAATCGACTTAAGAATATTTGGCTTTCACGAAAATATTTTTTGGTAGCGATTTTTACCCTCGGGCTCA
Encoded here:
- a CDS encoding DUF2304 domain-containing protein — translated: MNDRIQLIAILVSLIIAGTIFQLIRKKKLLEQYSLLWFFSAIVLLIFSVWRDLLDRMAGAMGIYYAPSALLVIVIFCGFLLFLNFSLVISKLTNQSKDLAQEIALLQNKLEKLENQSFQAKDDGTI